The following proteins are co-located in the Megalobrama amblycephala isolate DHTTF-2021 linkage group LG12, ASM1881202v1, whole genome shotgun sequence genome:
- the zgc:77486 gene encoding AN1-type zinc finger protein 5 isoform X2 has product MAQETNQTQVPMLCTMGCGFYGNPRTNGMCSVCYKEHLQRQQGGGRNSPPGDKAATSPVGSPGASAVTVESTPVPPTEAVTPPEERTSSNSTSPVTQQMTAMSISQDTATNDSDRAEVEEEEEEGSSKSTGPVGEAAQASSDGDQTPDKNKKKNRCFTCRKKVGLTGFDCRCGNLFCAIHRYSDKHDCPYDYRGAAAARIRKENPIVVAEKIQKL; this is encoded by the exons ATGGCTCAGGAGACAAATCAGACGCAGGTGCCAATGCTTTGCACTATGGGATGCGGTTTCTATGGTAACCCTCGCACCAATGGAATGTGCTCTGTCTGCTACAAGGAACATCTGCAGAGACAACAAGGAGGGGGGCGAAACAGTCCCCCAGGTGATAAAG CTGCCACATCTCCTGTAGGTTCCCCAGGTGCATCTGCAGTAACAGTGGAGTCCACCCCTGTACCCCCTACGGAAGCCGTTACCCCACCTGAAGAGCGCACGTCTAG TAATTCGACCAGCCCAGTGACCCAGCAGATGACTGCTATGAGCATCTCCCAGGACACGGCAACCAATGATTCAGACAGGGCTGAagtggaggaggaagaggaggagggatCGTCTAAAAGCACAG GGCCAGTAGGGGAGGCTGCACAGGCTTCATCAGATGGAGATCAGACCCCTGACAAGAACAAAAAGAAGAATCGATGCTTCACTTGTAGGAAAAAAGTTGGCCTCACGG GCTTTGACTGTCGCTGCGGTAACCTGTTTTGCGCTATCCACCGTTATTCTGACAAACATGACTGTCCCTACGACTACCGAGGAGCCGCCGCCGCCCGCATCCGCAAGGAGAACCCCATTGTGGTAGCTGAGAAGATTCAGAAGTTATGA
- the zgc:77486 gene encoding AN1-type zinc finger protein 5 isoform X1 yields MAQETNQTQVPMLCTMGCGFYGNPRTNGMCSVCYKEHLQRQQGGGRNSPPGDKAATSPVGSPGASAVTVESTPVPPTEAVTPPEERTSSNSTSPVTQQMTAMSISQDTATNDSDRAEVEEEEEEGSSKSTGPVGEAAQASSDGDQTPDKNKKKNRCFTCRKKVGLTGIHDRLNPLAFVSIGFDCRCGNLFCAIHRYSDKHDCPYDYRGAAAARIRKENPIVVAEKIQKL; encoded by the exons ATGGCTCAGGAGACAAATCAGACGCAGGTGCCAATGCTTTGCACTATGGGATGCGGTTTCTATGGTAACCCTCGCACCAATGGAATGTGCTCTGTCTGCTACAAGGAACATCTGCAGAGACAACAAGGAGGGGGGCGAAACAGTCCCCCAGGTGATAAAG CTGCCACATCTCCTGTAGGTTCCCCAGGTGCATCTGCAGTAACAGTGGAGTCCACCCCTGTACCCCCTACGGAAGCCGTTACCCCACCTGAAGAGCGCACGTCTAG TAATTCGACCAGCCCAGTGACCCAGCAGATGACTGCTATGAGCATCTCCCAGGACACGGCAACCAATGATTCAGACAGGGCTGAagtggaggaggaagaggaggagggatCGTCTAAAAGCACAG GGCCAGTAGGGGAGGCTGCACAGGCTTCATCAGATGGAGATCAGACCCCTGACAAGAACAAAAAGAAGAATCGATGCTTCACTTGTAGGAAAAAAGTTGGCCTCACGG GAATACATGACAGACTGAATCCACTCGCTTTTGTGTCTATAGGCTTTGACTGTCGCTGCGGTAACCTGTTTTGCGCTATCCACCGTTATTCTGACAAACATGACTGTCCCTACGACTACCGAGGAGCCGCCGCCGCCCGCATCCGCAAGGAGAACCCCATTGTGGTAGCTGAGAAGATTCAGAAGTTATGA